A DNA window from Brenneria izadpanahii contains the following coding sequences:
- a CDS encoding DNA polymerase III subunit chi: MKNATFYLLEHDRKSDELSAFEALACDLAAERWRAGKRVLIACENEQQAIRLDEALWQRDPHSFVPHNLAGEGPRQGAPVELAWPERRGNAPRELLISLLPYFADFATAFHEVIDFVPYEESLKQLARDRYKAYRSVGFQLTTAKPPTH; this comes from the coding sequence ATGAAAAACGCAACGTTCTATCTTCTCGAACATGACAGAAAAAGCGATGAGCTCAGCGCCTTTGAGGCGCTGGCATGCGATCTGGCGGCGGAACGTTGGCGCGCGGGAAAGCGCGTATTGATCGCCTGTGAGAATGAACAGCAGGCCATACGGCTGGATGAAGCGCTGTGGCAACGCGATCCCCATTCGTTCGTGCCGCATAATCTGGCCGGCGAGGGGCCGCGTCAGGGCGCGCCGGTCGAACTGGCATGGCCGGAGCGGCGGGGAAACGCCCCCCGGGAGCTGCTTATCAGCCTGCTGCCGTACTTCGCAGATTTTGCCACCGCTTTCCATGAAGTGATAGACTTTGTCCCTTACGAAGAATCCCTGAAACAGTTGGCGCGCGACCGCTATAAGGCCTATCGCAGCGTCGGCTTTCAATTGACTACGGCTAAGCCGCCAACTCACTGA
- the pepA gene encoding leucyl aminopeptidase: MEFSVKSGSPEKQRSACIVVGVFEPRRLSPIAEQLDKISDGYISALLRRGELEGKVGQSLLLHHVPNILSERILLIGCGKERELDERQYKQVIQKTINSLNETGSMEAVCFLTELHVKGRNTYWKVRQAVETAKESLYTFDQLKSNKVELRRPLRKMVFNVPTRRELTSGERAIQHGLAIAAGIKAAKDLGNMPPNICNAAYLASQARQLADTYSQNIITRVIGEQQMKELGMNAYLAVGQGSQNESLMSVIEYKGDPSPDARPIVLVGKGLTFDSGGVSIKPADSMDEMKYDMCGAATVYGVMRMAAELALPLNIIGVLAGCENMVDGRSYRPGDVLTTMSGLTVEVLNTDAEGRLVLCDALTYVERYEPEVVIDIATLTGACVIALGHHITGLMSNHNPLAHELLGASEQSGDRAWRLPLTDEFQEQLESNFADMANIGGRPGGAITAGCFLSRFTRKYSWAHLDIAGTAWRSGKAKGATGRPVALLSQFLLNRAGLNDVE, encoded by the coding sequence ATGGAGTTCAGCGTAAAAAGCGGTAGCCCGGAAAAACAACGCAGTGCATGCATTGTCGTCGGCGTGTTTGAACCGCGTCGCTTGTCCCCGATTGCCGAACAGCTTGATAAAATCAGCGACGGCTATATTAGCGCCTTGCTTCGCCGCGGTGAACTGGAAGGCAAAGTGGGGCAATCATTGCTATTGCATCATGTACCCAACATCCTTTCAGAGCGTATTTTACTGATTGGCTGCGGCAAAGAGCGGGAACTGGACGAACGTCAGTATAAGCAGGTCATTCAGAAAACCATCAACTCGTTAAATGAGACGGGGTCGATGGAAGCGGTCTGTTTTCTGACCGAATTGCACGTTAAAGGCCGTAATACTTACTGGAAAGTGCGCCAGGCGGTCGAAACGGCGAAAGAGTCGCTCTATACCTTTGATCAACTGAAAAGCAATAAAGTCGAGTTACGTCGTCCGCTGCGTAAAATGGTGTTTAATGTGCCGACGCGCCGCGAGCTGACCAGCGGAGAACGCGCCATTCAGCACGGCCTGGCGATCGCCGCCGGCATCAAAGCGGCGAAAGATCTGGGCAACATGCCGCCCAATATCTGTAATGCCGCCTATCTGGCTTCTCAGGCGCGCCAACTGGCCGATACCTACAGCCAGAACATCATCACCCGGGTGATTGGCGAACAGCAGATGAAAGAGCTGGGCATGAATGCCTATCTGGCGGTCGGCCAGGGTTCCCAGAATGAATCCCTGATGTCGGTTATCGAATACAAGGGCGATCCGTCGCCGGATGCCCGGCCGATAGTGTTGGTCGGTAAAGGCTTGACGTTTGATTCCGGCGGCGTGTCGATCAAGCCGGCCGACAGCATGGATGAAATGAAATACGATATGTGCGGCGCCGCCACGGTCTACGGTGTGATGCGCATGGCGGCGGAGCTGGCGCTGCCGCTGAATATTATCGGCGTACTGGCCGGCTGTGAAAACATGGTCGACGGGCGCTCTTATCGTCCCGGCGATGTGCTGACCACCATGTCGGGCCTGACGGTGGAAGTGCTGAACACCGACGCCGAAGGCCGTCTGGTGCTGTGTGATGCGCTGACCTATGTGGAGCGCTATGAGCCAGAGGTGGTGATTGATATCGCCACGTTGACCGGCGCCTGCGTGATCGCGCTGGGTCATCATATTACCGGGCTGATGTCGAACCATAATCCGTTGGCGCACGAACTGCTGGGCGCTTCCGAGCAGTCCGGCGATCGGGCATGGCGCTTGCCGTTAACGGATGAGTTCCAGGAACAGCTGGAATCCAACTTCGCCGATATGGCGAATATCGGCGGTCGTCCCGGCGGGGCGATCACCGCGGGTTGCTTCCTGTCCCGCTTTACGCGCAAATATAGCTGGGCGCACCTGGATATCGCCGGTACGGCCTGGCGATCAGGGAAAGCCAAGGGCGCGACGGGACGTCCGGTGGCGCTGCTGTCTCAGTTCCTGCTTAATCGCGCCGGGCTGAACGATGTAGAGTGA